In the Paenibacillus sp. FSL R7-0337 genome, AATCCGGGTCAGCAGCTCCGGCAGATGGAACGGCTTAATGACATAATCGTCCGCCCCCATCTGCAGAGCATGGATAATATCCCGCTGGTTATTACGGCCGGTCAGCATAATCACTAGGATGTTCAGCTCAGGATAACTGCTGCGGATCTTCTCCAGCACCTCCAGCCCGTCAAGCCCCGGCATGACACCGTCCAGCAGAATAACATACTTCTCTTCAGGAGCATACCAGTCCGATTCCAGCAGAAGCGCACCGTCCGCATAACTCGTAACCTTCACTCTTGCGTTAGCCCCGGGCTGCCAGGCAGCGAATTGGGTCGTCACGATTCTGCGGATCAGCGGATCATCATCCACAATAATGACATTCAGCAGCGTCTCGCGCTGGCCCAGCAGCAGTTCCTCGCTGTACAGAGTGCTCTGGTTTCTGCCGTTATGCTTGCTGGCATATAGCGCCAGATCGGCTTCCTCTACCAATATATCGGCATCCTGAACCGCTCCGGTGATCTCGGTCACTCCGCAGGAGAACGTTACATGAAAGCTCTCACGCTTGGCCTGGAATTCCCGGGCAGCGAAGACTTCCTGAATCCGCTCCATCACAAGCAGCGCCTGCTCCGCAGGAGTATTGGGCATGAACAGGGCAAACTCCTCCCCGCCATAGCGGCAGAAGGTATCCTCCGTGCGGATGGACTGCTTCACCAGCTCCGAGAAGCTCTGCAGCACCTCGTCTCCCATCAGATGCCCGTAAGTATCATTAACCTGCTTGAACAGGTCCAGATCCAGCAGAGCGAGGGAGAAGGTCCGGCCTGTCCGTCTGAAATCGGCGATCAGCTGCTTCATTGTCTGGTTGAAGTACTTGCGGTTGAACGCCCCGGTCAGTTCGTCAACAATTATGGATTCCTGCCATTCTTTTTTCAGCTCAAAGCGGTTCTTGATCAAGACCAGGAACAGCTCGATGTCTACCGGCTTTTGTATGTAATCCATAACACCCAGCGAATAGGCATACTTCTGAACCTCAATCGAATGCTCGCCGCTGATAATAATGATCGGAATCCGCTCTTTCTTGGCTTTGCCGATAATCTGCTTCAGTACATCAATCCCGCTGCGGTCCGGCAGCAGAATATCAAGCAGAATCAAATCCGGCTTCGTCTCATAAAAAAGCTTCAGTCCGCGTCCGGCCGACAGCGCAATGCTGACATAATAGGACTTACGCTCCAGCGATTCCCGCAAAATAGAAACCAGCTCCACATCATCGTCCACGATCAAAATCTCGAACTGCTGATGGACATTGCCATGGGACAATGCGATCCCCGGAGTCAGCGGAGGCACCGCACCCACAGGCTCCGGCTCCTTAAACAGCTCCAGCAGCGGATAAATATAATCGCCCCACTCTGCTTCCGTCCAGCTTCTATGGTTATCATCCGAGAAATAGAGCAGCGCATTGCCGGAGAACCTCTCTACAGCATCGAGACCCACAGTGCCCGAGGTGCCCTTCAAGTTATGCAGGAAACGGTAGATATCCCTCTCCTCGACTGCTGAC is a window encoding:
- a CDS encoding diguanylate cyclase, whose translation is MTTRKYKELVEERTRETLHKWSEQSAVEERDIYRFLHNLKGTSGTVGLDAVERFSGNALLYFSDDNHRSWTEAEWGDYIYPLLELFKEPEPVGAVPPLTPGIALSHGNVHQQFEILIVDDDVELVSILRESLERKSYYVSIALSAGRGLKLFYETKPDLILLDILLPDRSGIDVLKQIIGKAKKERIPIIIISGEHSIEVQKYAYSLGVMDYIQKPVDIELFLVLIKNRFELKKEWQESIIVDELTGAFNRKYFNQTMKQLIADFRRTGRTFSLALLDLDLFKQVNDTYGHLMGDEVLQSFSELVKQSIRTEDTFCRYGGEEFALFMPNTPAEQALLVMERIQEVFAAREFQAKRESFHVTFSCGVTEITGAVQDADILVEEADLALYASKHNGRNQSTLYSEELLLGQRETLLNVIIVDDDPLIRRIVTTQFAAWQPGANARVKVTSYADGALLLESDWYAPEEKYVILLDGVMPGLDGLEVLEKIRSSYPELNILVIMLTGRNNQRDIIHALQMGADDYVIKPFHLPELLTRIERLSHRFLF